A single region of the Silene latifolia isolate original U9 population chromosome 8, ASM4854445v1, whole genome shotgun sequence genome encodes:
- the LOC141594727 gene encoding uncharacterized protein LOC141594727 produces the protein MQMLVPKRPRRPASIDDRLLESGKGAETEIQRLQAQADPQRSECGGRCPSNSGATIKPTELSSIPIAHILKPSIQKLEEVDRGELEDHQDEVAVQTTTDGKAAAHPDDQLGAPPDDQLANQIDDWDWRTPYLDWMRHNKLLDDKKEIRGFKMKASRFILIDDILFRKSLAGPYLRCLDKQEAQTVLHAIQNGECGNHARGRSLSKKALRQGYFWPTMRADSRICLQV, from the coding sequence atgcaaatgcttgttccCAAGCGACCCCGTAGACCCGCGTCCATAGATGATCGTCTACTTGAAAGTGGCAAAGGAGCTGAAACAGAAATTCAAAGATTGCAAGCTcaagcagatccccagagatcagaatgtggagGTAGATGCCCTAGCAACTCTGGGGCAACCATCAAGCCAACTGAACTGTCCAGCATCCCCATCGCGCACATACTGAAACCTTCTATCCAAAAATTAGAAGAGGTGGACAGAGGAGAACTGGAGGACCATCAAGATGAGGTGGCAGTTCAGACAACTACAGATGGCAAGGCAGCTGCCCACCCAGATGACCAGCTAGGTGCCCCACCAGATGATCAGCTAGCTAACCAGATAGATGACTGGGACTGGCGGACACCTTACCTAGATTGGATGCGACACAACAAGCTGCtagatgacaagaaggaaataAGAGGTTTCaaaatgaaagcctccagattcatactaattgatgATATACTTTTCAGAAAATCATTGGCAGGACCCTACTTACGTTGCCTGGATAagcaagaagcacagactgtgttgcatgccaTCCAaaatggcgaatgtggaaaccatgcaaggggcaggagtctgtcaaaAAAAGCCCTCAGACAAGGATACTTCTGGCCTACAATGAGGGCAGACAGCAGAATATGCCTGCAAGTGTga